The Bifidobacterium eulemuris genome includes a window with the following:
- a CDS encoding LytR/AlgR family response regulator transcription factor, with product MAGDMGRRKDDVVLSVSVVEDDDDCRTQMCGFLQRYGRENGERVEVTSYADGEDIAARYKPGCDIILMDIEMRFMNGMDAAAEIRRTDDAVIIIFVTNAPQYAMKGYEVGAFDYILKPMTYGTFRQHFERAVRSLRKKQGSFVTLPMAGGFQRVRTDAIRYVEVRDHTLVLHTTNGDMAARVTMRELEEKLDGSVFFRCNKMFLINLDYVDGLDGSDVIIGDETVIVSRARRKPLLDALNDRMGETTL from the coding sequence ATGGCAGGTGATATGGGCCGACGGAAGGATGATGTGGTGCTTTCAGTGTCCGTTGTCGAGGACGATGACGATTGCCGCACGCAGATGTGCGGTTTTCTGCAGCGGTACGGCCGGGAGAACGGCGAACGCGTCGAGGTGACGAGCTATGCGGACGGCGAGGACATCGCCGCCCGGTACAAGCCCGGTTGCGACATCATCCTGATGGATATCGAGATGCGCTTCATGAACGGCATGGACGCGGCCGCCGAAATCCGCAGAACCGACGACGCCGTCATCATCATCTTCGTGACCAACGCGCCCCAATACGCGATGAAAGGCTATGAGGTCGGCGCGTTCGACTACATCCTCAAACCCATGACCTATGGCACGTTCCGCCAGCATTTCGAGCGGGCGGTCCGCAGTCTGCGCAAGAAGCAGGGGAGCTTCGTGACGTTGCCCATGGCGGGCGGTTTCCAGCGTGTGCGCACCGACGCCATCCGATACGTCGAGGTGCGCGACCATACGCTGGTGCTGCACACGACGAACGGCGACATGGCCGCCCGCGTCACCATGCGCGAGCTTGAGGAGAAACTCGACGGGAGCGTGTTCTTCCGCTGCAACAAGATGTTCCTGATCAACCTCGACTATGTGGACGGGCTGGACGGAAGCGACGTGATCATCGGCGACGAGACGGTGATCGTCAGCCGCGCCCGCCGCAAGCCGTTGCTGGACGCGCTTAACGACCGTATGGGGGAGACGACGTTGTGA
- a CDS encoding ATP-binding protein has protein sequence MSPDAPMDMTLVETPGSYYMFAYWLAALVLCVARMPRRFDWWRTAALSLAAIGVLEGWMRLTDGIPMVLYVPSVALCMAVVFGFILATCRLSAMQAGYYTVQVVMLGEFAASLEYQIYYYLITRWSVPSVRVTNVVCLVVIHAAVFSAAWLLTRRSRGSGPELRVRWNDLLTVACIGLFAYSLSNISYVLSDTPFSTTLSGELFIIRTITDFAGVAMLFVFDLQMRERNLEMEQTALRSMLQMQYNSYRISKESMELVNRKYHDLKHQIALLRTEGGDANAHLDRLEREIGAYEAAYRTGNDVLDTMLTMKAERCRALGIQLQCVAQGESLAFIDPMDLSSLFGNALDNAIEAAGRVRDADRRQIRCSVAERRGFVQICVENGCEGPVAFDKGVPRSTKGDDANHGFGFKSMREIVERYGGSITARVDDGRFILRMLIPVRSASEARRPDRVVE, from the coding sequence GTGAGCCCGGATGCCCCCATGGATATGACGCTGGTTGAAACCCCCGGCAGCTACTACATGTTCGCCTATTGGCTGGCCGCGCTGGTGCTGTGCGTGGCGCGTATGCCGCGCCGTTTCGACTGGTGGCGCACCGCCGCGCTGTCGTTGGCTGCGATCGGCGTGCTGGAAGGATGGATGCGGCTGACCGACGGCATCCCCATGGTGCTGTATGTGCCCAGCGTCGCGCTGTGCATGGCGGTGGTGTTCGGCTTCATCCTCGCGACGTGCCGGCTGAGCGCCATGCAGGCCGGATACTACACGGTGCAGGTGGTGATGCTGGGGGAGTTCGCCGCCTCGCTCGAATACCAGATCTACTACTATCTGATCACCCGCTGGTCGGTGCCGAGCGTGCGGGTGACGAATGTGGTGTGCCTGGTGGTGATCCATGCCGCGGTGTTCTCGGCGGCGTGGCTGCTCACCCGGCGCAGCCGCGGCTCCGGTCCGGAACTGCGCGTGCGTTGGAACGATCTGCTGACGGTGGCGTGCATCGGTCTGTTCGCCTATTCGCTGAGCAATATCAGCTATGTGCTGTCGGACACTCCGTTCAGCACCACGCTGTCGGGCGAGCTGTTCATCATCCGCACGATAACCGATTTCGCCGGCGTGGCCATGCTGTTCGTGTTCGACCTTCAGATGCGTGAGCGGAATCTGGAGATGGAGCAGACGGCGTTGCGGTCCATGCTGCAGATGCAATACAACAGCTACCGCATCTCCAAGGAGAGCATGGAGCTGGTGAACCGCAAATACCATGATCTCAAGCATCAGATCGCGCTGCTGCGGACCGAAGGCGGCGACGCGAACGCGCATCTCGACCGTCTCGAACGCGAGATCGGCGCGTACGAGGCCGCCTACCGCACCGGCAACGACGTGCTGGACACGATGCTGACCATGAAGGCCGAACGCTGCCGCGCGCTCGGCATCCAACTGCAATGCGTGGCGCAGGGGGAGAGCCTTGCGTTCATCGATCCGATGGATCTGAGCTCGCTGTTCGGCAACGCGCTGGACAACGCCATCGAAGCGGCCGGTCGCGTGCGCGACGCCGACCGTCGGCAGATCCGCTGCTCCGTCGCGGAGCGCAGGGGATTCGTGCAGATCTGCGTCGAAAACGGATGCGAGGGGCCGGTGGCCTTCGACAAAGGCGTGCCGCGCAGCACCAAAGGCGACGACGCCAACCATGGGTTCGGATTCAAAAGCATGCGCGAAATCGTGGAACGCTACGGCGGCTCCATCACCGCACGGGTCGACGACGGGCGTTTCATCCTGCGTATGCTGATCCCCGTGCGCTCGGCCTCGGAGGCGAGACGGCCCGATCGCGTCGTCGAATGA
- a CDS encoding ABC transporter substrate-binding protein, which yields MKARKVTALVACALVASMLTACGGTSGNEGEENVAFDPEAKTTITLGAWTVSQNPEWQTMVDAFTEEYPNVTIEIKEYSADDYDKQLTADISGHQQPDVMPIKTMATYYTYAIGSGGFADLTDVAQSYDGDENIDLSALEIDGKYYALPYKNDSWVLYYNKDMFEKAGVDAPDGTWTWDDYTEAAKELKEKLPEAGYDADSVYPTYLHSWMATVQSFATAQSDAYDQFFAADFSYMKPYYERALEWQDEGLTIDYNTAFTTKVQYQSQFGTQKAAMMPMGTWYISSLLKSQKSGDSDDFEWGLAPIPQNPDGQTSDMPMTFGDPGSFAVSSEISGQELAAAKEFVKWVAGEDGSKVLASIGISPAYTSQTVVDAFFSAEGMPQDQLSRDAWQKHDRGPENPVGDHTQVIQNLLGTAHSSIMSESQSIDDALAEASQNIKDQGAAEE from the coding sequence ATGAAAGCTAGGAAAGTGACGGCTCTTGTCGCTTGCGCGCTTGTGGCATCCATGCTGACCGCCTGCGGCGGAACAAGCGGAAACGAAGGTGAGGAGAACGTCGCCTTCGATCCGGAGGCGAAGACCACGATCACACTGGGTGCCTGGACGGTGAGCCAGAATCCCGAATGGCAGACGATGGTGGATGCGTTCACGGAAGAATATCCGAACGTCACCATCGAAATCAAGGAATACTCGGCGGACGATTACGACAAGCAGCTGACCGCCGATATCTCCGGGCACCAGCAGCCCGATGTCATGCCGATCAAGACGATGGCCACCTACTACACGTATGCCATTGGATCCGGAGGTTTCGCCGATCTGACCGATGTCGCGCAGAGCTACGACGGCGATGAGAACATCGATCTGTCCGCGCTCGAAATCGACGGCAAGTATTACGCCCTGCCATATAAGAACGATTCGTGGGTGCTGTACTACAACAAGGACATGTTCGAAAAAGCGGGAGTCGACGCCCCCGACGGCACTTGGACATGGGATGACTACACCGAAGCGGCCAAAGAGCTCAAGGAAAAGCTTCCTGAAGCCGGATATGATGCCGACAGCGTGTATCCGACGTACCTGCATAGCTGGATGGCGACCGTCCAGTCCTTCGCCACGGCGCAGAGTGACGCGTACGACCAGTTCTTTGCGGCCGACTTCAGCTATATGAAGCCGTATTATGAGCGTGCCCTCGAATGGCAGGACGAGGGGTTGACCATCGACTACAACACGGCGTTCACCACCAAGGTGCAGTACCAGTCTCAGTTCGGCACTCAAAAGGCGGCGATGATGCCTATGGGCACGTGGTACATCTCGTCTCTGCTCAAATCCCAGAAGTCCGGTGACTCCGACGACTTCGAATGGGGACTTGCGCCGATTCCGCAGAATCCCGACGGGCAGACATCCGATATGCCGATGACGTTCGGCGATCCGGGTTCGTTCGCCGTGTCCTCTGAGATCTCGGGACAAGAGCTGGCCGCCGCCAAGGAATTCGTCAAGTGGGTTGCCGGCGAGGATGGATCGAAGGTTCTGGCAAGCATCGGCATTTCCCCGGCCTATACGTCGCAGACCGTCGTCGACGCGTTCTTCTCCGCCGAGGGCATGCCTCAGGATCAGCTCTCACGCGATGCCTGGCAGAAGCACGATCGCGGACCGGAGAATCCGGTCGGCGACCACACGCAGGTCATTCAGAATCTGTTGGGCACCGCCCATTCCTCGATTATGAGCGAAAGCCAATCCATCGACGATGCGCTTGCCGAGGCGTCGCAGAACATCAAGGATCAAGGCGCCGCCGAGGAGTGA
- a CDS encoding carbohydrate ABC transporter permease, with the protein MRRSEQTVSTVNPSIPFNRQPVSPLKIGGRVIGYASLLVCAAFVLVPFVWMVLSSLKPNNEVFTVPIKVLPSVWHWENYVDIWTKSDMLIWLGNTVFFAVVVTFLQVLTGSFAAYGFSKIRFPGRNVLFMIYVATIAVPWQAYMVPQFKILSAIGLSDSRWSIVLLQAFGAFGVFMMKQFYDTIPEELSEAGRLDGLSEFGIYRRILLPLSGPSIAALGIITFTNTWNDYMGPLIYLRDRSLWTIQIGLKQFISQYDADYAMIMTGSVISVLPILVIFLIGQKQFIEGIATSGMKG; encoded by the coding sequence ATGCGCAGGTCGGAGCAAACCGTGTCCACGGTCAATCCCTCGATTCCGTTCAACCGCCAGCCTGTTTCGCCGTTGAAAATCGGCGGTCGGGTTATCGGCTACGCCTCGTTGCTGGTGTGTGCGGCCTTTGTGCTGGTGCCGTTCGTGTGGATGGTCCTATCGTCGCTGAAACCGAACAACGAGGTGTTCACCGTACCGATCAAGGTACTGCCTTCGGTGTGGCACTGGGAGAATTATGTGGATATCTGGACGAAGTCCGATATGCTCATCTGGCTTGGCAACACCGTGTTCTTTGCGGTGGTCGTCACGTTTTTGCAGGTGCTCACCGGCTCATTCGCAGCCTATGGGTTTTCGAAGATCAGATTTCCCGGGCGAAATGTGTTGTTCATGATCTATGTGGCCACAATAGCCGTGCCATGGCAGGCCTATATGGTTCCTCAGTTCAAGATTCTCTCGGCCATCGGGTTGTCCGATTCGAGATGGTCGATCGTCCTGCTTCAGGCGTTCGGGGCCTTCGGCGTGTTCATGATGAAACAGTTTTACGACACGATTCCCGAAGAGCTTTCGGAGGCCGGACGTCTTGACGGCCTGTCGGAATTCGGCATCTACCGCAGGATTCTGCTGCCGTTGTCAGGCCCCTCGATCGCGGCTTTGGGCATCATCACGTTCACCAATACGTGGAACGACTACATGGGACCGTTGATTTATCTTCGCGACCGCAGCCTGTGGACGATCCAGATCGGCCTGAAGCAATTCATCTCACAGTACGATGCCGATTACGCGATGATCATGACCGGTTCGGTCATTTCGGTATTGCCGATTTTGGTCATCTTCCTGATCGGCCAGAAACAATTCATCGAAGGAATCGCCACCTCCGGTATGAAGGGGTGA
- a CDS encoding family 43 glycosylhydrolase, with amino-acid sequence MAALQAFNPYLPSYEYVPDGEPHVWGDRVYLYGSHDRFNGYSFCLNDYVCWSAPLNDLADWRYEGVILSRDQDPHGGRNRIQYGFAAPDMCQGPDGRYYFFYFMGDHYIKVAVCDEPAGRYEYLGVVKYADGVALGMRNEPKMFDPGVFVDDDGRIYLYSGFALRSNPILLHGEKPTVEGAMVFELEPDMLTIKPGYEDVHYIGVPGPGAAEGTGYEGHEFLEASSMRKFGDTYYFVYSSQLSHELCYATSDNPVGGFRFGGVLISNGDIGLDGRTAEEATNFTGNIHGSLIELNGKYYVFYHRQTNRHQFSRQACAEEIRFEDGRFLQAETTSCGLNGGPLTGKGVYEARIACNLMSAKGTRFYGAFRGLKGHEPYFTQTGKDREDNPDQYIANMRNGATAGFKYFALDGTRRIAISGKGNARGRMVVSTRMHGEPVASIDVTPSTRITTFPAAALKPQEGTQALYFTFEGTGAFDFHQFELN; translated from the coding sequence ATGGCAGCGCTTCAGGCCTTCAACCCGTATCTGCCGAGCTACGAGTACGTGCCCGACGGCGAGCCGCACGTGTGGGGCGACCGCGTGTACCTGTACGGCTCCCACGACCGGTTCAACGGCTACAGCTTCTGCCTCAACGACTATGTGTGCTGGTCCGCTCCGCTGAACGATCTGGCCGACTGGCGCTACGAGGGCGTGATCCTCTCGCGAGATCAGGATCCGCACGGCGGGCGTAACCGCATCCAGTACGGATTCGCCGCCCCCGACATGTGCCAAGGGCCGGACGGACGCTACTATTTCTTCTACTTCATGGGCGACCACTACATCAAGGTGGCCGTCTGCGACGAGCCCGCCGGACGTTATGAATACCTCGGCGTGGTCAAATACGCCGACGGTGTGGCGCTGGGCATGCGCAACGAGCCGAAGATGTTCGACCCCGGCGTGTTCGTGGACGACGACGGCCGCATCTACCTGTACTCCGGATTCGCGCTGCGATCCAATCCGATTCTGCTGCACGGCGAGAAGCCCACCGTCGAAGGTGCCATGGTGTTCGAACTCGAACCCGACATGCTCACCATCAAGCCCGGCTATGAGGATGTGCACTACATCGGCGTGCCCGGTCCCGGCGCCGCCGAAGGCACGGGATACGAGGGGCATGAGTTTCTGGAGGCCTCGTCGATGCGCAAATTCGGCGACACCTACTACTTCGTCTACAGCTCGCAGTTGAGCCATGAGCTGTGCTATGCGACCAGCGACAATCCGGTGGGCGGATTCCGCTTCGGCGGCGTGCTGATCTCCAACGGAGACATCGGCCTCGACGGCCGCACCGCCGAGGAGGCGACCAACTTCACCGGCAACATCCATGGCAGCCTGATCGAGCTCAACGGCAAGTACTACGTCTTCTACCATCGCCAAACGAACCGTCACCAGTTCTCCCGGCAGGCCTGCGCCGAGGAGATCCGGTTCGAGGACGGCAGATTCCTGCAGGCCGAAACGACGTCGTGCGGACTCAACGGGGGTCCGCTTACAGGGAAAGGAGTATATGAGGCAAGAATCGCCTGCAATCTGATGTCCGCCAAGGGCACCCGATTCTACGGAGCGTTCAGGGGACTCAAAGGCCACGAGCCCTATTTCACGCAAACCGGGAAAGACCGCGAAGACAATCCGGACCAATACATCGCGAACATGAGGAACGGCGCGACCGCCGGCTTCAAATACTTCGCGCTGGACGGCACCCGACGGATCGCCATCAGCGGCAAGGGCAACGCGCGCGGACGGATGGTGGTGTCCACTCGTATGCACGGCGAACCGGTCGCCAGCATCGACGTCACGCCGTCCACACGCATCACCACGTTCCCCGCGGCGGCATTGAAGCCGCAAGAGGGAACGCAAGCGCTGTACTTCACTTTTGAAGGCACCGGCGCCTTTGATTTCCATCAATTCGAACTGAACTAG
- a CDS encoding carbohydrate ABC transporter permease, with amino-acid sequence MTTNTTSPQAGARRRQRGSLTSGAITRRNTRNGLLFISPNFIGFILLTLVPVLSLFYIGFSQWNAFGDPVFNGLDNWKRLVGDNMFWRALWNTCYYAIVHIPLTLAIAFALAVLLNSKLKFRSFFRTVAFFPYITSIVAVAQVWSMLFDQHGVINQFIGWLVEDPPAWLGSTSWAMPAVIIVATWKEAGYYMILLLAGLQTIPSELYEAASIDGANGWQKFWRITVPSMRPTLFFVLVMLSVGSFKILDLVLVMTSGGPGSSTLVLAQYVYQVAFERYDFGYSSTVALVLFLICMIVTLIQFWYNNRKEK; translated from the coding sequence ATGACCACGAACACCACATCCCCGCAAGCCGGCGCTCGCCGGCGGCAGCGTGGCTCGTTGACGAGCGGCGCCATCACCCGTCGAAACACCCGCAACGGCTTATTGTTCATCTCTCCGAATTTCATCGGATTCATCCTGCTCACACTGGTGCCGGTGCTGAGTCTGTTCTACATTGGGTTTTCGCAATGGAACGCGTTCGGTGACCCGGTTTTCAATGGTTTGGACAATTGGAAGCGTCTTGTCGGCGACAATATGTTTTGGAGAGCGCTCTGGAATACCTGTTATTACGCGATTGTGCATATTCCGCTGACTTTGGCTATCGCCTTCGCTTTGGCGGTGCTGCTGAATTCGAAACTTAAATTCCGTTCGTTCTTCCGCACCGTCGCGTTCTTCCCATACATCACGTCGATCGTCGCCGTCGCACAGGTATGGAGCATGCTGTTCGACCAACACGGCGTCATCAACCAGTTCATCGGATGGTTGGTCGAGGATCCTCCCGCATGGCTTGGCTCGACTTCTTGGGCGATGCCTGCGGTCATCATCGTGGCCACATGGAAAGAGGCCGGATACTACATGATTCTGTTACTGGCGGGATTGCAGACGATTCCTTCCGAGCTGTATGAGGCGGCCTCGATCGATGGGGCCAATGGATGGCAGAAATTCTGGCGTATCACAGTGCCGAGCATGCGGCCGACTTTGTTTTTTGTGTTGGTCATGCTTTCGGTCGGCTCGTTCAAGATTCTCGATCTGGTGTTGGTGATGACAAGCGGCGGCCCCGGCAGCAGCACTCTGGTGTTGGCCCAGTATGTCTACCAGGTGGCCTTCGAACGGTATGACTTCGGCTACTCATCGACGGTCGCGCTCGTTCTGTTCCTGATCTGCATGATCGTCACGCTCATCCAGTTCTGGTACAACAACAGGAAGGAGAAGTGA